A section of the Parabacteroides sp. FAFU027 genome encodes:
- a CDS encoding DUF6249 domain-containing protein — MEFITVPLVVGIITLGIYKLFELFARRKERLTIIEKLGDKLDPSMLELKHSLPIRLEGLQRFGTLKIACLLLGIGLGLLIGYFICLNTVVGFNYENMSHNAYEAVGVIYGASVLLFGGLGLLIAFIVEMKYLHKKNSEE, encoded by the coding sequence ATGGAATTTATTACAGTCCCTTTGGTTGTCGGGATCATTACCCTGGGAATTTACAAACTGTTTGAACTTTTTGCACGAAGAAAAGAGCGTCTTACGATTATTGAAAAGCTCGGTGATAAACTTGACCCTTCGATGCTCGAATTAAAACATTCGCTTCCGATAAGACTGGAAGGATTGCAAAGATTCGGAACTCTGAAAATCGCCTGTTTATTACTGGGCATCGGATTGGGCTTGTTGATCGGTTATTTTATCTGCCTAAACACTGTGGTGGGATTCAACTATGAGAATATGAGCCATAATGCCTATGAGGCAGTAGGAGTTATTTATGGTGCTTCGGTACTACTATTCGGCGGACTGGGATTATTGATTGCTTTTATTGTGGAAATGAAGTATTTGCACAAGAAGAATTCAGAAGAGTAA
- a CDS encoding RNA polymerase sigma factor, whose translation MDNQEELKYIQRICNGETYLFSSLLNRYSRSIYSLIARIIPSREDAEELTQDTFMKAFRKLDSFKGDCSFSTWLFRIAYNTAVSATRKTRIVFPVIDEAIIDRVSDDAAEAAFEEDANEELLHKLETAIGKLNIEERMLITLYYSENKPIAEVASILEMSTDNVKIKLFRVRKKLYVLMDINKPS comes from the coding sequence ATGGACAATCAGGAGGAATTAAAATATATTCAACGCATTTGCAATGGAGAGACTTATTTGTTTTCGTCTCTTCTCAATCGCTACAGCCGTTCTATATATTCGCTAATTGCGCGGATAATTCCTTCCCGGGAAGATGCTGAAGAGTTGACACAGGACACTTTCATGAAAGCGTTCAGGAAACTGGATTCCTTTAAAGGTGATTGCAGCTTCTCTACCTGGCTTTTTCGCATCGCCTATAACACGGCAGTGTCTGCCACCCGGAAAACCCGGATTGTGTTTCCGGTTATAGATGAGGCTATTATCGACCGGGTTTCTGATGATGCTGCGGAAGCTGCTTTCGAAGAAGATGCAAATGAAGAACTGTTGCATAAACTCGAAACTGCCATTGGTAAGCTGAATATAGAAGAAAGAATGTTGATCACACTTTACTATTCAGAAAACAAACCGATTGCGGAAGTGGCATCCATTCTGGAAATGTCCACTGACAATGTGAAGATTAAACTCTTCAGGGTCAGAAAAAAGTTGTATGTATTAATGGATATAAACAAACCATCATGA
- a CDS encoding RagB/SusD family nutrient uptake outer membrane protein, which produces MHKKISILYFLLTAMLFSSCNDYLKEEQVSTLTADYVKSEQGIEDLTRACYEGVRFIFSYEWSYCLTSFGLDEYTYGSQTTWFYYNTYDPANYNSAPPGSGGIVELWNVTYAMINNCNAAIDAIPQVQFEKNPANATIRLSELRFLRAFYYFNLVQQYGGVPLVLKSSTEPQWEFTRASVADVYKTIISDLRYAAENLPETTTDYGRAVQGAAYHYLAKVYLTRASAVQEERGMRPTDLDSCIYFADRVIKSNRYALEEDFGQIYGVPVYTRSSNSYALSTGKNYRSKEVIFSAQFDDAKANMGRYGNSSHLYWLIQYDTQAGMTRDMFGRPYRRMTVTDYALDVFDRENDSRFSKTFKLMFNSNSKASADNNTWTSVNAPTPNMVGKPRFALGDTAFVLVLNDSLQTLTDNELDKKFRYKVWPRYKKDFSGKVVSGFTRDVSPCMIKQVDPYRASVNETMGTKDGILARLGETNLIIAEAYGRKGDYQTACDYINVLRKRAAFKEGETKPLHWYFEDGLNMNSTGTYDKIKVTPEYFTTSGYDRQEMFDKVNAQTPQERFIHFMLNERTREMTGELNRWTDLQRTETFYLRTKAFNRFPNAKESDATNLQPYHCLRPIPQSWLDAIHKNVRPLTADEKKAMQNTGF; this is translated from the coding sequence ATGCACAAGAAAATCTCAATATTATATTTCCTTCTGACAGCCATGCTGTTTTCCTCCTGCAACGATTACCTGAAAGAGGAACAGGTGAGTACCCTGACTGCCGATTACGTCAAGTCCGAGCAGGGGATAGAGGATCTTACACGAGCCTGTTATGAAGGGGTACGCTTTATCTTCAGTTATGAATGGAGCTACTGCCTGACCAGTTTTGGCCTGGATGAATATACCTATGGCTCGCAGACCACTTGGTTTTATTACAATACCTATGATCCGGCCAACTATAATTCTGCACCGCCTGGAAGCGGTGGTATTGTTGAATTATGGAATGTTACCTACGCCATGATCAATAACTGCAATGCTGCAATTGACGCAATTCCGCAGGTGCAGTTTGAGAAGAATCCGGCCAATGCCACGATCCGTTTGAGTGAGCTGCGTTTTCTGCGTGCCTTTTACTATTTCAATCTGGTGCAGCAATACGGAGGCGTTCCATTGGTGCTGAAAAGCTCCACCGAACCGCAATGGGAATTTACCCGTGCTTCGGTGGCAGACGTGTATAAAACCATCATTTCCGACCTGCGATATGCGGCAGAAAATCTACCAGAGACCACTACCGATTATGGTCGGGCTGTACAGGGGGCGGCTTACCACTATCTTGCGAAGGTTTACCTGACCCGTGCCAGTGCAGTGCAGGAAGAGCGGGGGATGCGTCCGACCGATCTCGATAGCTGTATCTACTTTGCCGACCGCGTAATCAAGAGTAACCGGTATGCACTGGAGGAAGATTTTGGCCAGATTTATGGCGTGCCTGTTTATACCCGTTCGAGCAACTCTTATGCACTCTCTACCGGGAAAAACTACCGGAGCAAAGAGGTGATCTTCTCGGCTCAGTTTGATGATGCCAAAGCCAATATGGGACGTTATGGTAATTCGTCTCACCTCTACTGGCTTATCCAGTATGACACGCAGGCCGGAATGACCCGCGATATGTTTGGCCGCCCCTACCGGAGGATGACCGTGACCGATTATGCGCTGGATGTTTTTGACCGGGAAAATGACTCCCGTTTTTCCAAAACCTTCAAACTGATGTTTAACAGCAACAGCAAGGCCAGTGCCGATAATAATACCTGGACGAGTGTGAATGCCCCCACACCGAATATGGTGGGTAAGCCCCGCTTTGCGTTGGGGGATACAGCTTTTGTGTTGGTGTTGAATGACAGCCTGCAGACGCTTACCGATAACGAGTTGGATAAGAAGTTTCGTTACAAGGTGTGGCCGCGTTATAAGAAAGATTTTTCGGGAAAAGTGGTGAGCGGATTTACCCGTGATGTCTCTCCCTGCATGATCAAGCAGGTGGATCCTTACCGTGCCAGTGTCAATGAGACGATGGGAACCAAAGACGGCATTCTGGCCCGACTGGGGGAGACTAACCTGATCATCGCAGAAGCTTATGGTCGTAAAGGGGACTATCAAACTGCCTGCGATTACATCAATGTGCTGCGTAAACGAGCCGCCTTCAAGGAAGGGGAAACGAAGCCCCTGCACTGGTACTTCGAAGATGGGTTAAATATGAATTCAACCGGAACTTATGACAAGATCAAAGTGACACCGGAATATTTTACCACGTCAGGCTACGATCGTCAGGAGATGTTTGATAAGGTAAATGCGCAGACCCCGCAGGAGCGCTTTATCCACTTTATGCTCAATGAAAGGACCCGCGAAATGACGGGTGAGCTGAACCGCTGGACTGATCTGCAACGCACGGAGACGTTTTATCTCCGCACCAAAGCCTTCAATCGATTCCCGAATGCGAAGGAGAGCGATGCGACCAACCTCCAACCGTATCACTGCCTGCGCCCGATACCGCAATCCTGGCTCGACGCCATTCATAAAAATGTCAGGCCACTCACAGCCGATGAAAAGAAAGCAATGCAGAATACGGGATTCTGA
- a CDS encoding TonB-dependent receptor, with amino-acid sequence MKLKTVFFVIELLLISINNCLAQNQKVTLNLKNTPIKELFNEIEKQTDYLFFFSKDKINTELLTTVSATNKPVTEVLNDVFRGTGMRFTLVENHIVVTNEPTVNVADETNNRKRKITGIVRGPSGDPLIGVNIRIKGSAIGTITDNTGHFSMEGISEKSVLQFSYIGFSTMEKVIGKNAILEVTLQEAAKTLEEIVVIGYGQVNKSDVTGALASVTSKQIEAIPVKDITSALQGAAAGVDIGNTAAQPGSLPQIRIRGSRSITAGNEPLYVLDGIPLTGGIAEISPGDIESMEVLKDASATAIYGSRGANGVILITSKKGIKGVSTVSYDSYLSIDNRLVQPDMMTGGEFAEMVREANRAAGRYSTPYPDPQQDYYGFSTFYATRDPAGWAQIARAYEWVDKANLIPKIRATTPTEKAMWGVNEVPVYNASNVGGYDWLSHALRTAVTQNHQFSTTFGNDKVRALFSAAYLDQQGIVKTQGYQRLTLRLNTNFQVNDNVKFGVQNMASLSVKETDVDMFAKMTRQVPYAVPYDENGNFIEYSGGSGRIYNAINDPKYSFNEDRTTRYVGTIFGEIKLPLGWSFRSNIGLDFKLLRNGQFNDIGATNTQVSVITQSNARYYENQDIAFTWDNLLYYDKKIKNHSVGLTLLESMEGAWTEGSEIRASGLPYSSQKWFNIGSTDKNAADYFGSWYSHQARESFMGRLNYSYNNRYLLTVSNRWDGSSVLAEGHKWAAFPSMALAWKMHEEDFLKNNKVINSLKLRIGYGQTGNSAINPYQTGGTLVRTVYVFGESAASGYGFGSLGATQGSMANKRLGWEKTSQYNLGVDFGLWKNRVSGTVDLYLAKTYDLLLNQIIPSTNGFTSWINNIGATQNRGIEVSLHTVNIDKKKLTWTTDVTFTKNKEEIAALSNGKQDDIANLWFIGQPITVFYDYQYDGIWSTSEADKAEMAKFAAKGSSFSPGSIRIKDQNHDYKIDASDKVILGTGVPKWSAGMTNTFSYKGIELSCMLFARIGQMLNSNYYKPTLSGIFQCRNVNYWTPYNQDAEYPRPNVLQESPNYISSMGYRKGSFLKVKNIGVSYAIPKTWTQKLQAKKLSLYLKMVNPFVVSDHFEGLDPEGDIMSYKSVVCGIKLSI; translated from the coding sequence ATGAAACTTAAGACAGTATTTTTTGTCATAGAATTACTACTAATATCAATAAACAATTGCCTTGCACAAAACCAGAAAGTTACCTTAAACCTAAAGAATACCCCAATCAAAGAACTTTTCAATGAGATAGAAAAGCAGACCGACTACCTCTTCTTTTTTTCCAAGGATAAAATAAATACCGAACTGCTCACAACGGTATCAGCAACCAATAAGCCGGTGACAGAGGTGTTGAATGATGTCTTTCGGGGAACGGGGATGCGGTTTACTCTTGTAGAGAACCATATCGTTGTGACCAATGAGCCGACGGTGAATGTCGCCGACGAAACAAATAACCGGAAACGGAAAATAACCGGAATTGTCAGAGGTCCATCAGGTGATCCATTGATTGGTGTCAATATTCGTATTAAAGGATCGGCCATTGGGACTATCACCGATAATACCGGTCATTTTTCAATGGAGGGAATATCTGAAAAGAGTGTGTTGCAATTTTCCTATATCGGATTTTCTACGATGGAAAAAGTGATTGGGAAAAACGCAATACTGGAGGTAACTCTTCAGGAAGCAGCCAAGACATTGGAAGAAATCGTCGTCATCGGTTATGGACAGGTCAACAAAAGCGATGTGACGGGAGCACTGGCCTCTGTCACCAGCAAGCAGATAGAGGCCATTCCGGTAAAAGATATCACTTCCGCTCTACAAGGTGCTGCGGCCGGTGTGGATATTGGCAATACAGCAGCGCAACCCGGTTCGCTTCCCCAGATTCGTATCCGCGGATCCCGTTCCATCACAGCAGGCAATGAGCCCCTGTATGTACTTGACGGCATTCCTTTGACAGGAGGCATTGCAGAGATCAGCCCCGGAGATATCGAGTCGATGGAGGTACTGAAAGACGCGTCGGCAACGGCTATCTATGGTTCACGCGGGGCGAATGGCGTGATTTTAATTACATCAAAGAAGGGGATTAAAGGAGTTTCAACCGTCTCTTATGACAGCTACCTTTCCATAGACAACCGGTTGGTACAGCCAGACATGATGACCGGTGGTGAGTTTGCAGAGATGGTGCGTGAAGCCAACCGTGCAGCAGGCAGATATAGTACACCTTATCCTGATCCACAACAGGACTATTACGGTTTCTCCACCTTCTATGCAACAAGAGATCCAGCAGGATGGGCGCAAATCGCCCGTGCTTATGAATGGGTGGACAAGGCTAATCTTATTCCCAAAATACGGGCCACGACTCCAACCGAGAAAGCGATGTGGGGAGTCAATGAAGTACCGGTGTATAACGCATCCAACGTGGGTGGATACGACTGGCTCTCCCACGCGCTACGAACAGCCGTGACTCAGAATCACCAGTTCAGCACCACGTTTGGCAACGACAAAGTCAGGGCACTATTTTCTGCTGCTTATCTTGATCAGCAGGGGATTGTAAAGACCCAGGGTTATCAACGACTCACTTTACGACTGAATACCAACTTTCAGGTCAATGACAATGTGAAATTTGGTGTGCAGAATATGGCTTCCCTGTCAGTGAAAGAGACTGATGTCGATATGTTTGCCAAAATGACCCGTCAGGTACCCTATGCGGTGCCTTATGATGAAAACGGAAACTTTATCGAGTATTCGGGTGGGAGCGGGCGCATCTATAATGCGATCAATGATCCGAAATACAGCTTCAATGAAGACCGGACTACCCGTTATGTGGGAACCATTTTCGGAGAAATCAAACTGCCGTTGGGATGGAGCTTCCGCAGCAATATCGGGCTGGACTTCAAATTGCTCCGTAACGGGCAGTTTAATGATATTGGAGCGACCAATACTCAGGTCAGCGTGATTACCCAAAGTAATGCCCGGTATTACGAAAATCAGGATATCGCTTTTACCTGGGATAATCTGCTCTATTACGACAAAAAGATCAAAAACCATTCGGTCGGTCTCACGCTGTTGGAGAGTATGGAGGGGGCCTGGACGGAAGGTTCTGAGATACGGGCATCCGGACTTCCTTATTCATCTCAAAAGTGGTTCAATATCGGTTCGACTGATAAGAATGCTGCCGACTACTTTGGCTCCTGGTACAGCCATCAGGCGCGTGAGTCCTTTATGGGGCGGTTGAATTACAGCTACAATAACCGTTATCTGCTGACAGTTTCGAATCGTTGGGACGGTTCGTCGGTACTGGCAGAGGGGCATAAGTGGGCAGCCTTTCCCTCGATGGCCCTGGCCTGGAAGATGCATGAAGAGGATTTTCTCAAAAACAATAAAGTGATCAATAGCCTGAAGCTTCGCATCGGGTACGGACAGACTGGCAACTCGGCCATCAATCCTTACCAGACCGGCGGAACATTGGTCCGCACTGTGTATGTATTTGGAGAATCTGCCGCTTCGGGTTATGGTTTCGGCTCGTTGGGAGCTACCCAGGGCAGTATGGCTAATAAAAGACTAGGTTGGGAAAAGACTTCGCAATACAACCTCGGTGTTGATTTCGGTCTCTGGAAAAACAGGGTCAGCGGTACGGTTGATCTCTATCTGGCTAAAACGTATGACCTCCTGTTGAATCAGATTATCCCTTCCACAAATGGATTTACCTCGTGGATCAATAACATTGGCGCTACTCAAAACCGCGGTATCGAAGTGTCGTTGCATACTGTCAATATCGATAAAAAGAAACTGACCTGGACGACTGACGTTACATTTACCAAAAACAAGGAAGAGATCGCGGCATTGTCAAACGGCAAGCAGGATGATATTGCCAACCTTTGGTTTATCGGACAGCCTATCACCGTTTTTTATGATTACCAGTACGACGGAATCTGGAGCACTTCCGAAGCCGATAAAGCAGAAATGGCAAAGTTTGCAGCAAAGGGATCCAGCTTTTCGCCCGGTTCTATCCGCATTAAAGACCAGAATCACGACTATAAGATCGATGCGAGTGACAAAGTGATTCTTGGCACCGGCGTCCCGAAATGGTCAGCCGGTATGACCAACACTTTTTCCTATAAAGGCATCGAGCTCTCCTGTATGTTGTTTGCCCGGATCGGACAGATGTTGAACAGTAATTACTATAAACCTACCTTGTCTGGCATTTTTCAATGTCGCAATGTAAACTACTGGACGCCCTATAATCAGGATGCGGAGTATCCCCGACCGAATGTGTTGCAGGAATCTCCCAATTATATCTCTTCCATGGGGTACCGCAAAGGCTCTTTTTTAAAAGTGAAGAATATAGGCGTGAGCTATGCAATTCCTAAAACCTGGACACAAAAACTCCAAGCAAAGAAGCTTAGTCTTTACCTGAAAATGGTCAACCCGTTTGTTGTCTCGGATCACTTTGAAGGATTGGACCCGGAAGGGGATATCATGAGCTATAAGAGTGTTGTGTGTGGAATTAAGCTATCTATTTGA
- a CDS encoding RagB/SusD family nutrient uptake outer membrane protein yields MNKLKKLIYFSLILSGSMLGTTGCSDFLEEDASHKLTSQYYTTTPGLDDLVTGMYQNLKFHFNYEWAYATTIYGTDEFSVGGDRTCEMWNSYGTNLNSALSLFNADPKSVWDNMYGGINSANTVIENVPKYYDPISATKNTRLGEGYFMRAFDYFKLVKQYGGVPLKLTQTTDIQYEYTRNSAKEVYDQIISDFTEAYKLLPATPEATGRITKWAAAHFLAKAYLYRASELYSDWNAETKTDDLNNAVRYADSVIVRSGKTLAPNFSDLWNFTTPDGANEKLSEIILAAQFSNNTTTQGRFGNQLHLHFPSIYNNLAGMQRDLSGGREFQRCRTTDYAIDVYDRVNDSRFWKSFKTCYSCNKPASAPKWTTQYAPSNDMVGKFKFSANETSIQYIVNDAGDARYTSDNINYLAPHTFVRYFNGEAQNLIGSHGNYGKVSPTRYVALSKFMDGSRNSVASQFGQRDGILARLSETYLIAAEAYGRLGKYAEALPYINTVRDRAAYKSGEDRSFYVDGGVSYKTNTVATTGVTAFSYSDKNTYYLSNNIPVTTAASSLHLNSVDDIFNSTKEFYNVLGAASNADKFLQFILNERSRELMGELMRWEDLSRTKTLISRATLFNDEAKPVDPKHYLRPVPQSFLDAIQKSGRALTAEEKAAMQNQGW; encoded by the coding sequence ATGAATAAGCTTAAGAAATTAATATATTTCAGCCTGATACTTTCGGGCTCAATGCTTGGAACGACAGGATGCTCCGATTTTCTAGAAGAAGATGCATCTCACAAACTTACAAGCCAGTATTACACCACAACTCCTGGACTTGATGATCTTGTTACGGGGATGTATCAAAACCTTAAGTTCCATTTTAATTATGAATGGGCATATGCAACCACGATTTATGGTACTGATGAATTTAGTGTAGGTGGTGATAGAACCTGTGAAATGTGGAACTCTTATGGTACTAATCTTAATTCTGCGTTGTCTCTTTTCAATGCTGATCCTAAGTCTGTATGGGATAACATGTATGGAGGTATCAACTCTGCCAATACCGTTATAGAGAATGTACCGAAGTATTATGATCCAATCTCGGCTACAAAGAATACCAGATTAGGTGAAGGTTATTTCATGCGGGCTTTTGACTACTTCAAATTGGTAAAACAATATGGTGGGGTACCGCTTAAACTGACTCAAACAACCGATATTCAGTATGAATATACCCGCAACAGTGCGAAAGAGGTTTATGATCAAATTATCAGTGATTTTACCGAAGCATATAAATTACTTCCTGCAACACCGGAAGCTACTGGAAGAATTACAAAATGGGCGGCTGCGCACTTCCTTGCTAAAGCTTATTTGTATCGTGCCAGTGAGTTGTACAGTGACTGGAATGCAGAAACTAAAACAGATGATTTGAATAACGCCGTCCGTTATGCCGATTCTGTGATTGTAAGAAGTGGAAAAACCTTAGCACCGAATTTTAGCGACTTATGGAATTTTACCACTCCAGACGGTGCTAATGAAAAATTGTCGGAAATTATCCTTGCGGCTCAATTCTCCAATAATACAACCACTCAGGGGCGTTTTGGAAATCAGTTGCATTTACATTTCCCCTCAATTTACAATAACCTGGCAGGCATGCAACGTGACTTATCCGGCGGTCGTGAATTCCAACGATGCAGAACAACAGATTATGCAATTGATGTGTACGATCGGGTAAATGACTCTCGTTTTTGGAAAAGTTTCAAGACCTGCTATTCTTGTAATAAACCTGCAAGTGCACCTAAATGGACTACTCAATATGCTCCAAGTAATGATATGGTTGGAAAATTTAAATTCTCCGCTAATGAAACCTCAATTCAGTACATTGTAAATGATGCCGGTGATGCAAGATATACGTCTGATAATATTAATTATCTTGCTCCACATACGTTTGTTCGGTATTTTAATGGAGAAGCTCAGAATTTGATTGGATCACATGGTAATTATGGTAAGGTTTCTCCTACACGTTATGTTGCACTAAGCAAGTTTATGGATGGTTCAAGAAATTCAGTTGCCTCTCAGTTTGGTCAGAGAGACGGTATTTTGGCTCGTTTATCTGAGACTTACTTGATTGCAGCTGAAGCATATGGCCGTCTAGGAAAATACGCTGAAGCATTACCGTACATTAATACAGTTAGAGATAGAGCTGCCTATAAATCTGGAGAAGATCGCTCATTCTATGTCGATGGTGGAGTATCCTATAAAACTAATACAGTTGCAACTACCGGTGTTACTGCATTTTCTTATTCTGATAAGAATACTTACTATTTATCGAATAATATTCCTGTCACTACTGCAGCTTCTAGCCTGCACCTGAATAGTGTGGACGACATCTTTAACTCTACAAAAGAGTTTTATAACGTTTTGGGAGCAGCTTCAAATGCAGATAAATTTCTTCAGTTTATTTTGAATGAACGTTCTCGTGAGTTGATGGGTGAATTAATGCGCTGGGAGGATTTATCCCGGACTAAGACATTGATTTCACGTGCAACACTATTTAATGATGAAGCTAAACCAGTTGATCCTAAACATTATCTTCGCCCTGTTCCGCAATCATTCCTTGATGCGATTCAAAAAAGCGGACGAGCACTAACTGCTGAAGAAAAAGCAGCAATGCAAAACCAGGGCTGGTAA